Proteins encoded together in one Juglans regia cultivar Chandler chromosome 9, Walnut 2.0, whole genome shotgun sequence window:
- the LOC108997299 gene encoding cation/H(+) antiporter 18-like, giving the protein MASNATVASSCPAPMKATSNGVFQGDNPLHYALPLAIVQICLVVALTRILAVLLRPLRQPRVIAEIVGGILLGPSALGRNKDYLHAIFPSRSLTVLDTLANLGLLFFLFLVGLELDPRSLRRTGKKALSIAVAGISLPFVLGIGTSFVLRGTISKGVDGPPFLVFMGVALSITAFPVLARILAELKLLTTDVGRMAMSAAAVNDVAAWILLALAIALSGNDHSPLVSLWVFLCGSGFVLCCVFIVPPVFKWMVQRCPEGEPVEELYVCATLAAVLAAGFATDAIGIHALFGAFVLGVLVPKEGPFAGALVEKLEDLVTSLLLPLYFVSSGLKTNIATIQGAQSWGLLVLVICTACIGKIVGTVVVSLLCRMPIEEALAMGFLMNTKGLVELIVLNIGKDRKVLNDQTFAIMVLMAIFTTFITTPLVMSVYKPAKRLSKANYKYRTIERKDPNTQLRVLACFHTTRNIPTMINLIEATRGTAKKEGLCIYALHLMELTERPSAILMVHKARKNGLPFWNKGRGSESDRVVVAFEAFQQLSHVSIRPMTAISPMANMHEDICTSAVRKRAAMIILPFHKNQSFNGALENTRTEFRSVNRRVLEHAPCSVGILVDRGLGGSIHISASNVSSTLTVLFFGGIDDREALAYGARMAEHPGNTLTVVHFRPSPELAEEVTAVNISDDSNSLLGSGDEKLISEFKQKILSDTSIKFEERIIRNAAETIDAIQEFSRCNLFLVGRMPEGEVAASLNVKCDCAELGPAGSLLTSPDFSTSASVLVVQQYHSLRVPNSVSSRRVVVLPEEVSSVLPEEDLESK; this is encoded by the exons ATGGCTAGCAATGCTACAGTAGCAAGCTCATGTCCAGCACCCATGAAAGCAACGTCTAATGGAGTGTTCCAGGGGGATAATCCTCTTCATTATGCACTCCCTCTTGCCATCGTGCAGATATGTCTTGTGGTTGCACTCACACGTATTCTCGCTGTTCTTTTAAGGCCACTCAGACAGCCTCGAGTGATTGCAGAGATCGTT GGTGGAATATTACTTGGCCCCTCAGCTCTAGGTCGCAACAAGGACTATCTACATGCAATTTTTCCATCTAGAAGCCTCACTGTGCTGGATACTTTGGCCAATCTGGGtctcctcttctttttattCCTCGTTGGCCTAGAGTTAGACCCACGGTCCCTCCGCCGAACTGGAAAGAAAGCTTTAAGCATTGCTGTTGCAGGAATTAGTCTTCCCTTTGTATTAGGAATTGGAACATCTTTTGTCCTCCGTGGAACTATTTCCAAAGGTGTAGATGGACCCCCCTTTCTTGTATTCATGGGGGTTGCCCTTTCTATTACTGCCTTTCCTGTCTTGGCCCGTATTTTGGCCGAACTCAAGCTATTGACCACTGATGTTGGCCGAATGGCCATGTCTGCGGCAGCAGTCAATGATGTGGCTGCATGGATTCTACTTGCTCTCGCCATTGCCCTCTCTGGCAATGACCACTCCCCCTTGGTTTCATTATGGGTTTTCTTGTGTGGGTCTGGTTTTGTTCTCTGTTGTGTCTTCATTGTGCCACCTGTCTTTAAATGGATGGTGCAGCGTTGCCCTGAGGGTGAGCCTGTGGAAGAGTTGTATGTATGTGCTACTCTAGCTGCAGTTTTGGCAGCCGGGTTTGCCACTGATGCCATTGGAATTCATGCTCTCTTTGGTGCATTTGTGCTTGGAGTTCTTGTCCCAAAGGAAGGGCCATTTGCTGGAGCTCTTGTGGAAAAACTTGAGGATCTTGTAACTAGTCTTTTGCTTCCATTGTACTTCGTTTCAAGCGGATTGAAAACCAATATAGCCACAATTCAAGGGGCCCAGTCATGGGGTCTCCTTGTTTTAGTCATTTGTACAGCCTGTATCGGGAAGATTGTTGGTACAGTGGTAGTCTCCCTCCTTTGCAGAATGCCTATCGAGGAGGCTTTGGCGATGGGGTTCCTAATGAATACTAAAGGTCTGGTGGAGCTCATCGTCCTCAACATTGGGAAAGACAGAAAG gtattgAATGATCAAACATTTGCCATCATGGTTCTGATGGCTATCTTCACAACCTTTATTACAACACCTTTAGTTATGTCAGTATACAAACCAGCTAAAAGATTGAGTAAAGCTAACTACAAGTACAGAACAATTGAGAGGAAGGACCCCAATACTCAACTTCGAGTTTTGGCCTGTTTCCACACTACAAGAAACATCCCCACAATGATTAATCTCATTGAGGCTACACGTGGGACTGCAAAGAAGGAGGGACTTTGCATCTATGCGTTGCACCTCATGGAGCTAACTGAAAGGCCATCTGCAATTTTGATGGTCCACAAGGCAAGAAAGAATGGGCTACCGTTTTGGAATAAGGGGCGCGGATCAGAAAGCGATCGAGTTGTTGTTGCTTTTGAGGCCTTCCAACAGCTAAGCCATGTTTCCATTCGCCCAATGACAGCAATTTCACCTATGGCTAACATGCACGAGGACATATGCACAAGTGCAGTGAGGAAAAGGGCAGCAATGATAATTCTACCCTTTCACAAGAACCAGAGTTTTAATGGAGCACTAGAGAACACTCGAACTGAATTCCGTTCTGTAAACAGAAGGGTTCTTGAGCATGCACCATGCTCTGTGGGGATCTTGGTGGACCGTGGGCTTGGTGGAAGCATTCATATTTCTGCAAGTAACGTTTCTTCAACCTTAACTGTCTTATTCTTTGGAGGCATTGACGATCGTGAAGCACTTGCTTATGGTGCTCGAATGGCGGAGCATCCTGGTAATACTCTGACAGTTGTTCACTTCAGACCAAGCCCTGAGCTTGCAGAGGAGGTTACTGCAGTTAATATCAGTGACGACTCCAACAGTTTATTAGGATCAGGTGATGAAAAACTTATTTCCGAATTCAAGCAGAAGATTTTGAGTGACACCTCAATCAAATTTGAAGAGAGGATCATTAGAAATGCTGCAGAAACAATTGATGCTATTCAAGAATTTAGTCGATGCAATCTGTTTTTGGTTGGTCGAATGCCTGAGGGTGAAGTAGCAGCAAGTTTGAATGTGAAGTGTGACTGCGCAGAACTGGGGCCGGCAGGCAGCTTGTTGACTTCTCCGGATTTCTCAACATCGGCATCAGTCTTGGTGGTGCAGCAGTATCATAGCCTGAGAGTTCCAAATTCAGTTTCTTCAAGAAGGGTAGTAGTGTTGCCTGAGGAAGTTTCCTCTGTGTTGCCCGAGGAAGATTTAGAATCTAAGTGA